Proteins from one Pseudomonas bijieensis genomic window:
- a CDS encoding methyl-accepting chemotaxis protein: protein MPSFRTIQARYTLFLIVFMLVLSILTVVGISYLVAPKLRQTEEQVALNRIAEVAEQIQGELNKVQAQQRSITQTIPLLDSDAIDKVLPGLVDQYGELKVFGGGIWPLPNQRAEGRNKFSTFWHRDASGKLAVNTFWNSDAAPNYYEQPWHKGGMATPPGKCAWAAAYKDDASAEPRTNCAMAIQKNGVPYGVSTIDVTLGFFNDLVARKEADLSAEMLIVEGDGKIISNSSRISGPIVLKNISELAATSPFAAQVQAGLAKRDQPLQRVEFDNKGEASTFFMRPIEGSPWFLATALPTRLITAQRDDVLSTLSLLQIPMVILLVLMQLYAIRQLTHRMKVLKGNIDALSTGDADLTRRITIRAEDELGAIGHSVNRFIAYLQSMIGEVTQATGAMASSLGDLQRTSAHTSEILMRHASETDQTVTAITQMSSTAESVAQNAAETAAFTQRANEHADRSRVVVGEASNSVVALIDEVASATRKVESMQQDAQRITEILGVIGAIAGQTNLLALNAAIEAARAGEQGRGFAVVADEVRALAARTQASTSEINEMLTRLTQGVSSSVSAMENTQASCQSAADATSRVNSGLDEMAGSVSQINSLSTQIATAAEQQSAVTEEINRSMVQIRHMVEELVAGGLASEANTRQLLEANARVNAIMGRFKVR, encoded by the coding sequence ATGCCCTCATTCCGAACTATTCAGGCTCGCTACACGCTGTTCCTGATTGTATTCATGCTGGTGTTATCCATCCTGACCGTGGTGGGCATCAGTTATCTGGTCGCGCCCAAGTTGCGCCAGACCGAAGAGCAAGTGGCCTTGAACCGCATCGCCGAGGTCGCCGAGCAGATCCAGGGCGAACTGAACAAGGTGCAGGCGCAGCAACGCAGCATCACCCAGACCATCCCGCTGCTGGACAGCGATGCCATCGACAAAGTGTTGCCGGGACTGGTGGATCAGTACGGCGAGTTGAAAGTCTTTGGCGGCGGGATCTGGCCGTTGCCCAACCAGCGGGCCGAGGGACGCAATAAATTCAGCACCTTCTGGCACCGCGACGCGTCCGGCAAACTGGCGGTCAATACCTTCTGGAACAGTGACGCCGCGCCCAATTATTACGAACAACCCTGGCACAAGGGCGGCATGGCCACCCCGCCGGGCAAATGCGCCTGGGCCGCGGCCTATAAAGACGATGCCAGCGCCGAACCACGCACCAACTGCGCCATGGCCATCCAGAAGAACGGCGTGCCTTATGGCGTTTCCACCATCGACGTGACCCTGGGTTTCTTCAATGACCTGGTGGCACGCAAGGAAGCCGACCTGAGCGCCGAGATGCTGATCGTCGAAGGCGACGGCAAGATCATCAGCAACAGTTCGCGCATCAGCGGACCGATCGTACTGAAAAACATCAGTGAACTGGCGGCAACCTCGCCATTCGCCGCCCAGGTCCAGGCTGGCCTGGCCAAGCGCGACCAGCCGCTGCAACGGGTCGAGTTCGACAACAAGGGCGAGGCCAGCACGTTTTTCATGCGCCCTATCGAGGGTTCGCCATGGTTCCTTGCGACCGCATTGCCAACCCGACTGATCACCGCCCAGCGCGACGATGTACTGAGCACACTGAGCCTGCTGCAGATTCCGATGGTGATCCTGCTGGTACTGATGCAGCTTTACGCGATCCGTCAATTGACCCACCGCATGAAGGTCCTCAAGGGCAACATCGACGCCTTGTCCACGGGCGATGCCGACCTGACTCGACGTATCACTATCCGGGCCGAGGATGAACTGGGGGCGATCGGTCATTCAGTCAACCGCTTCATCGCTTACCTGCAAAGCATGATCGGCGAGGTCACCCAGGCCACTGGCGCCATGGCATCGAGCCTGGGCGATCTGCAACGGACCTCCGCCCACACCAGTGAAATCCTGATGCGCCACGCTTCGGAAACCGACCAGACCGTGACCGCCATCACCCAGATGAGCTCCACGGCCGAAAGCGTCGCGCAAAATGCGGCCGAGACCGCAGCGTTCACCCAGCGCGCCAACGAGCATGCCGACCGCTCCCGCGTAGTGGTCGGTGAGGCGTCCAACAGTGTGGTGGCGCTGATCGATGAAGTGGCCAGCGCCACTCGCAAGGTCGAGAGCATGCAACAGGACGCGCAGCGCATCACCGAAATTCTCGGCGTCATCGGCGCCATTGCCGGGCAGACCAACCTGCTGGCTCTCAACGCCGCCATTGAAGCTGCCCGGGCCGGTGAGCAAGGCCGTGGGTTTGCCGTGGTGGCCGACGAAGTACGTGCCCTCGCCGCCCGCACCCAGGCCAGCACCTCGGAAATCAACGAAATGCTGACCCGCCTGACGCAAGGCGTGAGCTCGTCGGTCTCAGCCATGGAAAACACCCAGGCCAGTTGCCAGTCGGCCGCCGATGCCACATCCCGAGTCAACTCCGGGCTGGACGAAATGGCAGGCTCGGTCAGCCAGATCAACAGCCTGAGTACCCAGATCGCCACCGCCGCCGAGCAACAGAGCGCGGTGACCGAGGAGATCAATCGCAGCATGGTGCAGATCCGTCACATGGTGGAAGAACTGGTGGCAGGCGGCCTGGCCAGCGAGGCCAACACCCGGCAACTGCTGGAAGCCAATGCTCGGGTGAATGCGATCATGGGGCGGTTCAAGGTGCGCTGA
- a CDS encoding fe2+ zn2+ uptake regulation protein, producing the protein MRNAQQPMEGKPRPSGVSLSAPHRVFDKPADRGGNDHIRRLLKSFGLRTSLIRLKVIDALLKAANENRSLGVRGVHSQLLGLDIPLSFLSVREVLKRLCSEGVVTLNPDKSYCLHPSAMAVLQAED; encoded by the coding sequence ATGCGTAACGCGCAACAGCCCATGGAGGGCAAGCCAAGGCCGAGCGGCGTCTCGCTGAGCGCCCCCCACCGTGTATTCGACAAGCCGGCAGATCGAGGCGGCAACGACCACATCAGGCGCTTGCTCAAGAGTTTCGGGCTCAGGACTAGCCTGATTCGCCTCAAAGTCATCGACGCGCTGCTCAAGGCCGCCAACGAAAATCGCAGCCTGGGCGTGCGCGGCGTGCACAGCCAGTTGTTGGGGCTGGACATTCCATTGTCCTTTCTCAGTGTGCGCGAGGTGTTGAAACGCCTGTGCAGCGAGGGAGTCGTCACCCTCAACCCGGATAAAAGCTACTGCCTGCACCCCAGTGCGATGGCCGTGCTCCAGGCCGAGGATTGA
- a CDS encoding acylase — MSGQLSRIGLAGAFLGIALGLIPVVNAQDDGQQASAEIRRTRFGVPHIRAQDERGLGYGIGYAYAQDNLCLLANEIVTVNAQRSRYFGPQQVTVEQRENRVSDVFFSWLNTPQAVSGFWQAQTPQVQQLVEGYVAGYNRALVERKAKGLPEQCAGEWVRPITALDLVKLTRRLLVEGGVGQFAEALAGAQPPQATALTGVPASGFAAAATRQQRFALERGSNALAIGSERSFNGRGMLLANPHFPWLGGMRFYQMHLTIPGKLDVMGAALPGLPMINIGFSQHLAWTHTVDSSKHFTLYRLQLDPKDPTRYLLDGKSVPMSQQTVAVDIKRPDGQVQTISRVVYGSQFGPIVQWPGRLDWDNRFAYSLRDANLENDRVLAQWYAMNKAVTLKDLQDAVHEIQGIPWVNTLAVDDQGQSLYMNVSVVPNVDADKLARCSDPRAGLQLIVLDGARSECAWGIDAKAVQKGIYAADRLPQLLRRDYVQNSNDSAWMVNPSQPLSGYSPLISQQGQPLGLRARFALERMDALAKDGPVKVEDLQRMVMDDQVYLADQVMPDLLGVCAGDLGQDASALVEVCASLKAWDRKAGLKSGLGFVHFQHIMEEVRAAPGSWRVAFDPKDPQHTPRGLAIERPPVLKAVREAMLASVEAVKVAGLSKDSQWQDIQVSSSGGRLTPIHGGPGELGIYNAIQSVPGASGKREVVSGTSYLQVVTFDGKGPQAQGLLAFSISSDPASPYSADQTQAFSQKQWSVLPFTEQQIKADPHYQALIIREHDEAGRVVTQ; from the coding sequence ATGTCCGGGCAGTTATCGAGGATTGGCCTCGCAGGCGCTTTTCTGGGGATCGCCCTCGGGCTCATTCCCGTGGTCAATGCGCAGGATGATGGGCAGCAGGCCAGTGCCGAGATCCGTCGCACTCGTTTTGGCGTGCCGCATATCCGGGCTCAGGATGAACGCGGGCTGGGTTATGGCATCGGCTATGCCTACGCCCAGGACAACTTGTGCCTGCTGGCCAATGAGATCGTCACGGTCAACGCCCAGCGCTCGCGCTATTTCGGGCCGCAGCAAGTCACGGTCGAACAGCGGGAGAACCGCGTCAGCGATGTGTTTTTCAGTTGGCTCAACACACCGCAAGCGGTTTCCGGTTTCTGGCAGGCCCAGACGCCTCAAGTGCAGCAACTGGTCGAAGGCTACGTGGCGGGCTACAACCGTGCGTTGGTCGAGCGCAAGGCCAAGGGCCTGCCGGAACAATGCGCCGGCGAGTGGGTGCGGCCGATCACGGCGCTGGACCTGGTCAAGTTGACCCGTCGACTGTTGGTGGAAGGCGGCGTCGGCCAATTCGCCGAGGCCCTGGCCGGTGCACAACCGCCCCAGGCGACGGCACTCACGGGTGTTCCAGCCAGCGGTTTCGCTGCCGCCGCAACCCGCCAGCAGCGTTTTGCCCTGGAGCGTGGCAGCAATGCGCTGGCCATCGGCAGTGAGCGCTCGTTCAACGGCCGCGGGATGTTGCTGGCGAATCCGCATTTTCCATGGTTGGGCGGCATGCGTTTCTATCAGATGCACCTGACCATTCCCGGCAAGCTGGATGTCATGGGGGCGGCCCTGCCGGGCCTGCCGATGATCAACATCGGCTTCAGCCAGCATCTGGCCTGGACCCACACTGTCGACAGTTCAAAACACTTCACCCTGTACCGCCTGCAACTCGACCCGAAGGATCCGACTCGCTACCTGCTCGACGGCAAGTCTGTGCCGATGAGCCAGCAGACGGTCGCGGTCGACATCAAGCGACCTGACGGCCAGGTGCAGACGATTTCCCGAGTGGTCTATGGCTCGCAGTTCGGCCCGATCGTGCAATGGCCCGGCCGGCTGGACTGGGACAACCGATTCGCCTACAGCCTGCGGGATGCCAACCTGGAAAACGATCGTGTGCTGGCCCAGTGGTACGCCATGAACAAGGCGGTCACGCTCAAGGATTTGCAGGACGCCGTCCATGAGATCCAGGGCATTCCCTGGGTCAATACCCTGGCGGTGGACGATCAGGGGCAAAGCCTCTACATGAATGTGTCGGTGGTGCCGAACGTCGACGCCGATAAACTGGCTCGGTGTAGCGATCCCAGGGCCGGGCTGCAACTGATCGTGCTGGATGGGGCTCGCAGCGAATGTGCCTGGGGGATCGATGCCAAGGCCGTGCAAAAAGGCATCTATGCCGCCGACAGGCTTCCGCAGTTGCTACGCCGCGATTATGTGCAGAACTCCAACGATTCGGCCTGGATGGTCAACCCGTCGCAGCCGCTGTCCGGTTATTCCCCATTGATCAGCCAGCAAGGCCAGCCGCTGGGACTGCGGGCGCGTTTTGCGCTGGAACGGATGGACGCGCTGGCCAAGGATGGTCCGGTGAAGGTGGAGGATTTGCAGCGCATGGTCATGGACGATCAGGTTTACCTGGCCGACCAGGTGATGCCGGATCTACTCGGCGTTTGTGCCGGTGACCTGGGGCAGGACGCTTCGGCCCTGGTCGAGGTTTGTGCCAGCCTCAAGGCCTGGGATCGTAAGGCCGGCCTGAAGAGCGGCCTGGGGTTCGTGCATTTCCAGCACATCATGGAAGAGGTGCGGGCTGCCCCGGGGTCGTGGCGCGTCGCGTTCGATCCCAAAGACCCACAACACACACCGCGAGGCCTGGCGATCGAGCGACCGCCTGTACTCAAGGCCGTGCGCGAAGCCATGCTGGCCTCGGTGGAAGCGGTGAAGGTCGCCGGGTTGTCGAAGGACAGCCAATGGCAAGATATCCAGGTGTCCAGCAGCGGCGGTCGACTAACGCCGATCCATGGCGGCCCCGGGGAGCTGGGCATCTATAACGCGATCCAGAGCGTACCGGGGGCGAGCGGTAAGCGGGAGGTGGTCAGCGGTACCAGCTATCTGCAAGTGGTGACGTTCGACGGTAAAGGTCCGCAGGCCCAGGGCTTGTTGGCCTTTTCCATTTCCAGCGATCCGGCATCGCCTTACTCGGCAGATCAGACCCAGGCGTTTTCGCAGAAGCAGTGGAGTGTGCTGCCGTTTACCGAACAGCAGATCAAGGCCGACCCGCACTATCAGGCGCTGATTATCCGTGAGCACGATGAGGCGGGCAGGGTGGTAACGCAGTAA
- a CDS encoding FecR family protein: MTEHTLSEAEYDAITDAAAHWCMRLHAVDCTDAERQAFKQWHDADPLHAFEYQAMLEIWAVADHLPRVESAPAAPAPRPRSRWSRLAVAAAVFVVGLPIAAYTGWNLGWVANSYQRFEAGASVRHVTLGDGSEVELNLGSELVFANYKNERRVTLEKGEAFFDVSHDKQHPFVVRAGQGQVRVTGTRFNVWMYQDQVRITLLEGSVRVTSNQAFSRDGLPLSPGMQASYKAGDHQPQVREIAPNDSSLAWRNGKLVLDNLALSDALPLINRYLDRPVMLADNSTGGLRIGGVYNISEVQNLVPSLPKVLPVYLTQNKDGNPVLNSIGQRPTNN; this comes from the coding sequence ATGACCGAACATACCCTCTCGGAAGCCGAATACGACGCCATCACCGATGCCGCTGCCCATTGGTGCATGCGTTTGCATGCCGTCGATTGCACCGATGCCGAACGGCAAGCGTTCAAGCAGTGGCACGATGCCGATCCCCTGCATGCTTTCGAATACCAAGCCATGCTGGAGATCTGGGCGGTTGCCGATCATCTGCCGCGCGTCGAGTCGGCGCCGGCAGCCCCAGCGCCCCGCCCACGGTCGCGCTGGAGCCGCCTGGCGGTCGCCGCTGCGGTATTCGTCGTGGGTCTGCCCATCGCCGCCTACACCGGCTGGAACCTGGGCTGGGTTGCCAACTCCTATCAGCGCTTCGAAGCCGGCGCAAGCGTACGTCACGTTACTCTGGGCGACGGCAGCGAGGTAGAACTCAATCTGGGCAGTGAGCTGGTATTTGCCAACTACAAAAACGAGCGTCGGGTAACGCTGGAAAAGGGCGAGGCGTTTTTTGACGTCAGCCATGACAAGCAGCATCCATTTGTCGTTCGGGCTGGCCAAGGCCAGGTACGCGTGACCGGCACTCGTTTCAACGTCTGGATGTACCAGGACCAGGTACGGATCACCCTGCTGGAGGGCTCGGTAAGGGTGACCAGCAATCAGGCGTTCAGCCGTGACGGCCTGCCGCTTTCCCCGGGCATGCAGGCCAGCTACAAGGCGGGCGACCACCAGCCACAAGTCCGTGAGATAGCCCCCAACGACAGCTCACTGGCGTGGCGCAATGGCAAGCTGGTGCTGGATAACCTCGCCCTGAGCGACGCACTGCCGCTGATTAACCGCTACCTCGACCGTCCCGTCATGCTGGCCGACAACAGCACCGGCGGCCTGCGTATCGGGGGGGTCTACAACATCAGTGAAGTGCAGAACCTGGTGCCTTCGCTGCCCAAAGTACTGCCGGTCTACCTGACCCAGAACAAGGACGGCAACCCGGTCCTCAATTCCATCGGGCAACGGCCAACCAATAACTGA
- a CDS encoding dermonecrotic toxin domain-containing protein, translated as MLTETTPLLFPEVLNAHRLDQLTATHGLTQADLDWLHHIALPNHIRRTAQTPPMFAETILLQAENKPPIALAGCLALSTSTDRSASSTQPAFLYTPSGGIEKLDNLASLEQKIDRMRQDAAQRDDLFRLLSISQRSELISTTDIRQTRQLIEEDVFQAQLKSIEDAQSLNALAMVNELIRLPSLRSMLDQILSEALPDLDHRQIRVAFSKGGHLAGPKAIQVTESIPLSDAILGYFHNQGWPPGHDIDLTHPGTLPSSYTPLQWENIIKDTARKLIPTLQGCLDAFWENTTARVYMSRRKLLSQVIHDGLWAAILVEREKRQLTDEQSRELLRLFRPSRRDEALLFIETIRLWEYEPHYVELAGSLMISAKGNYLYTPIHGFQKIDNYLGFKEALFGNPATTAKKEALYSLLGLEERNRFLRFDEPQVSGEPLDLPVSESLANAIIKKQKDNLHYALEMSRQGDVDIHPLIDKALDIRSFINKSLLSQPTAGHWGTHPAFHGSLRPSNFMADQLERKVKSYTDVEKAFNGLFIRLPASHGVSLHNGLRQLLPELINVFSLGIRAEAELRELNASLPAIANDLIRTVFAYDSEYPDRSQRIGVRGFRPDVYSLTLVCSVGDRTAYMPLANCFLLTERGGLDTPYSGMAILWTPADGLQAFSSVEVATQQLNRHLLDSRKRFGLLTNLTPDQRKPHGRYQLQAYELIEDNVLVNRMSSFIKHFEAEQGYLSTLKAGSWQLTGNALLKSLQAMLNKGAPTNLKRATHIAQANRRQQKLPAWLGAAVLEDQRLHIELLEQYKNSVADGKDYLDGIEPLRTYARNKLKMLLDARFAAKNLDPDTIQITPNLAIVGPASSLTDFALQHIEVTRKGFKVSSTSTQKLPDGLNETAVRQMLSSLNISTDYKKHVAQKLSGTTADVQQRKTAFRQQLPWQLLQHAHARHLQQHLSPLAFDLIRQVMDMPDAIARKAVEGASAVIRPLELIKTGGAVPVKALGLYLIGSSLDAAGPQVLYSPYHEGHCFSEFKDEKSVIAALNTSGSLQDLLIRRLPENQQAIFRNLLAATLGQRSEMTLASNPIQTNLLDTLFNDNTALLLDMLTTQTIENRQLDWRTVLHLFTSGVKLVGGQLAGKLTFIETLWESYQDFKTSAEALQQHDWKTGLHDFIAGAAEMVSLGMLNREDTFGLLDPIEPVSQGATLAGDWKNIASTAQIRTDLNVFEAMGISLANLQIDPIEKTYKALENGRRYVPLAGKVFQVARANQTWRIVHEHGEGPLLKKSSDGRTWELDPQRQTIRFGKAGSKMAVTYSDFKAKGSLNIEARGMSEIRRKYPYRANMIVQALETARFYSFNALHNFEQFKRRPLTGSRLDSFLRLFFGVDSIDARLISKIEAAISPICRALADPSWELQNAERIVVGHLKHLEDRATAFVLEPAAVGRIYITQFFFDMGLDWYKAVVPSSFNVDAHAQGATFIHEVSHQLFNTFDFIYLDASLPFLDLISTATYSGKSQYDKQKDLQLNGLSLTTPKSKLFTQWDSTDNTYKKMELLPGYKETTREILRITGARTMDNARDDFLDPILPDKRIDVILRNADSITLLICEMGRQLDPSPSRQITVP; from the coding sequence ATGCTCACTGAAACCACACCACTTTTATTTCCCGAGGTATTGAACGCCCATCGCCTGGACCAATTGACCGCCACCCACGGGCTGACCCAGGCAGACCTCGACTGGTTACACCATATCGCCCTGCCCAACCACATCCGGCGCACGGCGCAGACGCCACCGATGTTCGCCGAAACGATTCTGTTGCAAGCCGAGAACAAACCGCCCATCGCACTGGCCGGCTGCCTTGCCCTCAGCACCTCGACAGACCGCAGCGCATCGAGCACCCAACCGGCGTTCCTCTACACACCCAGTGGTGGAATCGAAAAACTCGACAACCTGGCATCCCTCGAACAAAAGATCGATCGGATGCGCCAGGACGCTGCGCAACGCGACGACCTGTTTCGCCTCTTGTCGATTTCCCAGCGCAGCGAATTGATCAGCACGACCGACATCAGACAGACCCGGCAACTCATCGAAGAAGATGTGTTCCAGGCTCAACTCAAATCCATCGAGGACGCCCAGAGCCTCAATGCCCTGGCCATGGTGAACGAGCTGATCAGACTGCCCTCGTTACGATCGATGCTTGACCAGATATTGAGCGAGGCACTGCCGGACCTGGATCATCGACAGATCCGCGTGGCATTCAGCAAGGGCGGGCACCTGGCAGGTCCAAAGGCAATCCAGGTGACCGAAAGCATTCCACTGAGCGACGCCATCCTGGGCTACTTCCATAACCAAGGCTGGCCGCCCGGGCATGACATCGATCTGACCCACCCGGGCACACTCCCATCGTCCTACACCCCGCTGCAATGGGAAAACATCATAAAGGACACGGCCAGGAAACTGATTCCGACACTTCAGGGCTGCCTCGATGCCTTCTGGGAAAACACAACAGCGCGCGTCTATATGTCTCGGCGCAAACTGCTTTCCCAAGTCATCCACGATGGGCTCTGGGCTGCGATCCTGGTGGAACGGGAAAAAAGGCAACTGACGGATGAACAAAGTCGCGAGTTGCTGCGACTGTTCCGGCCTTCCCGCCGGGACGAGGCGCTGTTGTTCATCGAAACGATTCGCCTCTGGGAATACGAGCCGCACTATGTAGAGCTTGCAGGCTCTCTGATGATCAGCGCCAAAGGAAACTACCTCTATACCCCCATTCATGGTTTTCAGAAGATAGACAACTACCTGGGGTTCAAGGAAGCGTTGTTCGGTAACCCCGCAACCACAGCAAAAAAGGAAGCACTCTATAGCCTCCTGGGCCTGGAAGAGCGCAACCGCTTCCTGCGTTTTGACGAGCCACAGGTCTCGGGCGAACCACTGGACTTGCCCGTGTCCGAATCCCTGGCGAACGCAATCATCAAAAAGCAGAAGGATAATCTTCATTACGCGCTGGAAATGTCTCGCCAGGGCGATGTCGACATTCACCCGCTCATCGACAAAGCCTTGGATATACGCAGCTTCATCAACAAAAGCCTGCTGAGCCAGCCAACCGCCGGACATTGGGGGACTCATCCCGCCTTTCATGGAAGTCTGCGCCCGTCCAACTTCATGGCCGATCAACTGGAAAGAAAGGTCAAGAGCTATACCGATGTTGAAAAGGCTTTCAATGGCCTCTTTATTCGGTTGCCAGCATCCCATGGCGTTTCGCTGCACAACGGGCTCAGGCAGTTACTGCCTGAACTGATCAATGTTTTTTCCTTAGGCATACGCGCCGAAGCCGAACTCAGGGAACTCAACGCGAGCCTGCCGGCGATTGCGAATGACTTGATCAGAACAGTCTTTGCCTACGACTCAGAATATCCGGACCGCTCACAACGTATCGGGGTCAGGGGGTTTCGACCGGATGTCTATTCGTTGACGCTGGTCTGCAGCGTAGGAGATCGAACGGCTTATATGCCCCTCGCCAACTGCTTTCTATTAACTGAACGCGGAGGACTCGATACACCCTATTCGGGCATGGCAATCCTCTGGACACCCGCCGATGGCTTGCAGGCCTTTTCGTCCGTCGAAGTGGCCACCCAGCAACTGAATCGGCACCTGCTCGACTCCCGAAAGCGCTTTGGTTTGCTCACCAACCTCACGCCCGACCAACGCAAGCCACATGGGCGTTATCAGCTCCAGGCGTACGAACTGATCGAAGATAACGTGCTGGTGAATCGAATGAGTTCGTTCATCAAACACTTCGAGGCCGAGCAAGGGTATCTGAGCACGTTGAAAGCCGGAAGCTGGCAACTGACCGGCAATGCATTACTAAAAAGCCTTCAGGCAATGTTGAACAAAGGCGCGCCCACCAACCTCAAGCGCGCCACACACATCGCCCAGGCCAACAGACGGCAACAGAAACTTCCCGCCTGGCTCGGCGCAGCGGTGCTTGAAGACCAACGCCTGCACATTGAATTGCTTGAGCAATATAAAAACAGCGTGGCCGACGGCAAGGACTACCTGGACGGTATCGAGCCGCTGCGAACCTATGCACGTAATAAACTCAAAATGCTGTTGGACGCACGCTTCGCTGCAAAGAACCTTGACCCCGATACCATCCAAATCACGCCGAACCTTGCCATTGTCGGGCCGGCCAGTTCGCTGACCGACTTTGCCTTGCAGCACATCGAAGTGACCCGCAAAGGCTTCAAAGTGTCTTCGACGTCCACGCAGAAGCTGCCGGACGGCCTGAACGAAACCGCTGTCCGGCAAATGTTGTCCTCATTGAATATCTCTACCGACTATAAAAAACATGTAGCGCAAAAACTGTCCGGCACCACCGCGGATGTCCAGCAAAGAAAAACAGCCTTCCGCCAACAATTACCCTGGCAGTTGCTGCAACACGCTCACGCTCGTCATCTACAACAACACCTTTCCCCCCTGGCTTTCGACCTGATCCGTCAGGTGATGGACATGCCTGATGCCATCGCCCGCAAAGCGGTTGAGGGTGCCAGCGCGGTTATTCGCCCCCTGGAATTGATCAAGACCGGCGGCGCGGTACCGGTCAAGGCGCTGGGGCTTTACTTGATCGGATCGAGCCTCGATGCAGCAGGCCCCCAGGTCCTGTACTCGCCTTACCATGAGGGTCATTGCTTCAGCGAGTTCAAGGACGAAAAAAGCGTTATAGCCGCACTCAATACCTCAGGATCGCTTCAGGACCTGCTGATTCGCCGGCTTCCCGAGAACCAACAGGCCATTTTCAGAAACCTGCTCGCCGCCACGCTCGGGCAGCGATCGGAGATGACCCTGGCCTCCAATCCTATCCAGACCAATCTGCTCGACACATTGTTCAACGACAATACGGCATTGTTATTGGACATGCTGACCACACAGACAATTGAAAACCGTCAGCTTGATTGGAGAACAGTCCTGCACCTGTTCACCTCCGGCGTCAAGCTGGTGGGCGGGCAATTGGCGGGCAAACTGACTTTTATCGAAACCCTCTGGGAAAGCTATCAGGACTTCAAGACCTCAGCCGAAGCCTTGCAGCAGCATGACTGGAAAACAGGCTTGCACGATTTTATCGCCGGCGCCGCAGAAATGGTGTCGCTGGGCATGCTGAATCGTGAGGATACATTTGGTCTTCTCGATCCCATAGAACCGGTCTCGCAAGGCGCGACACTGGCGGGTGACTGGAAGAACATCGCTTCCACCGCCCAGATTCGGACCGACCTGAACGTTTTTGAGGCCATGGGTATCAGCCTGGCGAACTTGCAAATAGACCCGATCGAGAAAACCTACAAGGCACTGGAAAATGGCAGGCGTTATGTCCCCCTCGCCGGCAAAGTCTTCCAGGTGGCGAGAGCCAACCAAACCTGGCGAATCGTGCATGAGCACGGAGAGGGGCCGTTGCTGAAAAAATCGTCTGACGGCCGGACATGGGAACTCGACCCACAACGCCAGACCATACGCTTCGGCAAAGCAGGGTCGAAAATGGCCGTCACCTACAGCGACTTCAAGGCCAAGGGCTCACTGAATATTGAAGCGCGGGGAATGTCTGAGATACGCAGGAAGTATCCGTACCGCGCCAATATGATTGTCCAGGCACTGGAGACCGCGAGGTTCTATTCATTCAATGCCCTTCACAACTTTGAGCAATTCAAGCGACGACCGCTTACGGGCTCTCGGCTGGATAGTTTCCTCAGATTGTTTTTTGGGGTCGACAGCATCGACGCCCGTCTTATCAGCAAGATAGAGGCGGCGATCTCGCCCATATGCCGGGCATTGGCCGATCCGTCCTGGGAGTTGCAAAATGCCGAGCGCATCGTGGTCGGCCACCTCAAGCACCTGGAAGATAGAGCGACCGCCTTCGTACTTGAGCCCGCAGCCGTCGGAAGAATCTACATCACGCAGTTTTTCTTCGACATGGGCCTGGATTGGTACAAGGCCGTCGTACCGTCGTCCTTTAATGTCGATGCCCATGCCCAGGGGGCGACCTTCATCCACGAAGTTTCCCACCAGTTGTTCAATACGTTCGATTTCATCTACCTGGATGCCTCGCTGCCCTTTCTGGACTTGATTTCAACAGCGACTTATTCAGGAAAGTCGCAATACGACAAGCAAAAGGACCTGCAACTCAACGGGCTGTCATTGACCACACCCAAGTCAAAACTGTTTACGCAATGGGACAGCACGGATAACACCTACAAGAAGATGGAACTGTTGCCTGGGTACAAGGAAACCACCCGGGAAATCCTCAGGATAACCGGCGCCAGAACCATGGATAACGCTCGCGATGATTTTCTCGATCCGATTTTGCCGGACAAGCGCATCGACGTCATACTTCGTAACGCCGACTCGATCACGCTCTTGATTTGTGAAATGGGACGCCAACTCGACCCAAGCCCGTCCCGGCAGATTACCGTGCCGTGA